In the genome of Hippoglossus hippoglossus isolate fHipHip1 chromosome 4, fHipHip1.pri, whole genome shotgun sequence, one region contains:
- the myoc gene encoding myocilin, with amino-acid sequence MFLLLLLCMCGLLLRGDAQDRASLWRGNDRSGRCQYTFTVPSPAEATCPQTSGPEMEGLKARLGLLEVLVSRLTGGDTGGPQASGARAQAELQEALDRATGERNLLRREKERLERELGALQHRMEEMRREMEKLRSRPCPLQTPIVPPSPSLQNGGLMRPAAGSSQMSHLMNRPNRQGDSSSLRDSAWQYGHTGFQELKAEVTEVPAPDGADDNTGCGELVSVGEPVTHRKADNIAGKYGVWMQDPEAVSPYGPNMVWRIDAIGTDVRQLFGYEDMEQLSKGFPSKVLLLPELVESTGATVYRGALYYQRRRSRTLIRYDLASESTAARRDLPHAGFHGQYPYSWGGYTDIDLSVDEQGLWAVYSTSKAKGAIVISQLDPNTLEVKKSWETNIRKTSVANSFIICGKMYTVSSYAAPTTIINYMYDTATSQGKTIAIPFRNKYHYNSMVDYSLAQRKLFAWDNFHIVSYDLRLGRKQVN; translated from the exons ATGTTCCTCCTGCtcttgttgtgtatgtgtggtcttctgctgcgAGGTGATGCACAGGACAGAGCTTCTCTCTGGAGGGGAAACGACCGCAGCGGGCGATGCCAGTACACCTTCACTGTACCCAGCCCTGCAGAGGCCACCTGCCCACAGACGAGTGGCCCAGAAATGGAGGGTCTGAAGGCCAGACTTGGTCTGCTGGAGGTGCTGGTGTCCCGCCTGACAGGTGGGGACACCGGGGGTCCCCAGGCGTCCGGAGCCAGGGCCCAGGCTGAGCTTCAGGAGGCGCTGGACCGGGCCACGGGGGAGAGGAACCTGCTGCGGCGGGAGAAGGAGCGTCTGGAGAGGGAGCTGGGGGCACTGCAGCAcaggatggaggagatgaggagggagatggagaagctGAGGAGCAGACCCTGTCCCCTGCAGACCCCCATAGTGCCGCCCAGCCCCTCTCTGCAGAACGGTGGCCTGATGAGACCTGCTGCGG gctCCAGTCAGATGTCTCACCTGATGAACAGGCCCAACAGACAGGGGGACAGCAGCAGTCTCAGAG ACTCAGCGTGGCAGTATGGACACACAGGTTTCCAGGAGCTGAAGGCCGAGGTGACGGAGGTGCCAGCTCCTGATGGCGCTGATGACAACACAG GTTGTGGGGAGCTGGTTTCAGTTGGTGAGCCTGTCACTCACAGGAAAGCCGACAACATAGCAGGTAAATATGGTGTTTGGATGCAGGACCCTGAGGCCGTCTCCCCCTATGGACCCAACATGGTCTGGCGCATCGACGCCATTGGCACTGATGTCAGGCAGCTGTTCGGCTATGAAGACATGGAACAACTCTCTAAAGGCTTTCCCTCCAAG GTGCTGCTGTTGCCCGAGCTGGTGGAGAGCACTGGTGCCACTGTGTACCGAGGCGCTCTCTACTATCAGAGACGCCGCAGCCGCACCCTAATCCGCTACGACCTCGCCTCTGAGAGCACCGCAGCCCGTCGTGACCTCCCCCACGCCGGCTTCCACGGCCAGTACCCCTACTCATGGGGGGGCTACACGGACATCGACTTGTCCGTGGACGAGCAGGGGCTGTGGGCCGTCTACTCCACCAGCAAAGCGAAAGGGGCCATTGTGATCTCGCAGCTGGACCCCAACACCCTGGAGGTGAAGAAGAGCTGGGAGACCAACATCAGGAAGACCTCTGTGGCCAACTCCTTCATCATCTGCGGGAAGATGTACACCGTGTCCAGCTACGCCGCACCCACCACCATCATCAACTACATGTACGACACCGCCACCAGCCAGGGGAAGACCATCGCCATCCCCTTCAGGAACAAGTACCACTACAACTCCATGGTCGACTACAGCCTGGCTCAGAGGAAGCTGTTTGCCTGGGACAACTTCCACATAGTGTCCTACGACCTCAGGCTGGGTCGCAAGCAGGTCAACTGA
- the vamp4 gene encoding vesicle-associated membrane protein 4 isoform X1: MPPKFKRHLNDDEVTGSIRSERRNLLEEDSDEEEDFFLRGPTGPRFGPQNDKIKQVQSQVDEVIDVMQENISKVIERGERLDDLQDKSESLSDNASAFSSRAKQMHRRMWWRDMKMKMIIALVVVALLLIIIIPVILRYR; the protein is encoded by the exons ATGCCCCCCAAGTTTAAAAGACACCTGAATGATGACGAGGTCACGGGATCTATTCGCAGTGAGAGG AGGAACCTGCTGGAAGAGGACTCTGACGAGGAGGAAGACTTCTTTCT gagAGGCCCCACAGGACCCAGGTTTGGACCTCAAAATGACAAAATCAAGCA GGTGCAGTCGCAGGTTGACGAAGTGATCGATGTGATGCAGGAGAACATCTCGAAAGTGATCGAGAGGGGCGAACGTCTCGACGACCTGCAGGACAAGTCGG AGAGCCTATCGGACAATGCGTCTGCCTTCAGTAGCCGAGCCAAACAGATGCACAGGAGGATGTGGTGGAGAGACATGAAg ATGAAGATGATTATTGCCTTGGTTGTGGTCGCTCTCctgctcatcatcatca TACCGGTGATCCTGCGATATCGCTAg
- the rangrf gene encoding ran guanine nucleotide release factor, producing MQGAEQPHPLFGGALSAVIPLTATDISELREIPDSQEVFAHTHTDQSLIVELVEYQAQVADQDSARYHFEDIAGSNKALEAGACAVISVVALPKSDLSLSQCSSAWMLTGTQSVSKFNEEARNAVTLHLGVFRLPQFSTEVLITFNDPQSISPDSSSAAALETHKVPWSLQDFQRLLQTLTLHNPGLFE from the coding sequence ATGCAGGGAGCTGAGCAGCCTCATCCTCTGTTTGGAGGAGCACTGTCAGCAGTCATCCCCCTCACCGCCACAGACATCAGCGAGCTGAGGGAGATCCCGGACAGCCAGGAGGTGTTCGCCCACACTCACACGGACCAGAGCCTCATAGTGGAGCTGGTGGAGTACCAGGCCCAGGTGGCAGACCAGGACTCCGCCAGGTATCACTTTGAGGACATCGCAGGCAGCAACAAAGCTCTGGAGGCGGGTGCCTGTGCAGTGATCAGTGTTGTGGCTCTGCCCAAATCTGACCTGTCCCTGTCCCAGTGCAGCTCAGCCTGGATGCTGACGGGGACGCAGAGTGTGTCCAAGTTCAACGAGGAGGCGAGGAACGCGGTGACCCTTCACCTGGGCGTGTTCCGCCTGCCTCAGTTCTCCACAGAGGTCCTGATCACCTTCAATGACCCGCAGAGCATCAGCCCTgacagcagcagtgcagcagctctggagACACACAAAGTGCCGTGGAGCTTGCAGGACTTTCAGCGCTTGCTGCAGACTCTGACTCTGCACAACCCCGGGCTGTTTGAATAG
- the vamp4 gene encoding vesicle-associated membrane protein 4 isoform X2 gives MREPDQEEQPEATMPPKFKRHLNDDEVTGSIRSERRNLLEEDSDEEEDFFLRGPTGPRFGPQNDKIKQVQSQVDEVIDVMQENISKVIERGERLDDLQDKSESLSDNASAFSSRAKQMHRRMWWRDMKMKMIIALVVVALLLIIIIPVILRYR, from the exons ATG AGGGAGCCAGATCAGGAGGAGCAGCCTGAAGCCACCATGCCCCCCAAGTTTAAAAGACACCTGAATGATGACGAGGTCACGGGATCTATTCGCAGTGAGAGG AGGAACCTGCTGGAAGAGGACTCTGACGAGGAGGAAGACTTCTTTCT gagAGGCCCCACAGGACCCAGGTTTGGACCTCAAAATGACAAAATCAAGCA GGTGCAGTCGCAGGTTGACGAAGTGATCGATGTGATGCAGGAGAACATCTCGAAAGTGATCGAGAGGGGCGAACGTCTCGACGACCTGCAGGACAAGTCGG AGAGCCTATCGGACAATGCGTCTGCCTTCAGTAGCCGAGCCAAACAGATGCACAGGAGGATGTGGTGGAGAGACATGAAg ATGAAGATGATTATTGCCTTGGTTGTGGTCGCTCTCctgctcatcatcatca TACCGGTGATCCTGCGATATCGCTAg